From Parasteatoda tepidariorum isolate YZ-2023 chromosome 1, CAS_Ptep_4.0, whole genome shotgun sequence, one genomic window encodes:
- the LOC107436744 gene encoding ras-related protein Rab-18 yields MDDDSVLTTLKILIIGESDVGKSSLLLRFTDDVFDPGLAATIGVDFKVKTVSIDGNKAKLAIWDTAGSERFRTLTPSYYRGAQGAILVYDVSNRQSFQKLDQWLYELETYSTRTNIIKMLVGNKIDKDNRAVSREEGMKYARKHSMLFIEASAKTCDGVQCAFEELVEKILQTPGLWETENPQGFSLTDVSNRANEGTCTGYCSMI; encoded by the exons ATGGATGATGACAGTGTgttaactactttaaaaattttaattattggcGAAAGTGATGTAGGAAAGTCTAG tttacttcTTCGATTTACTGATGATGTTTTTGACCCTGGTTTAGCTGCTACTATAg gagtggatttcaaagttaaaactgTATCTATTGATGGAAATAAAGCCAAGTTAGCAATATGG GATACTGCTGGTTCTGAAAGATTTAGAACATTAACTCCAAGTTATTATCGTGGAGCGCAAGGGGCTATCTtag tttatgatgTCTCTAACAggcaaagttttcaaaaattagaccAATGGTTATATGAACTAGAAACATACTCAACACGTACTAACATTATCAAAATGTTAGTTGGCAATAAAATAGACAAg GATAACAGGGCTGTGTCTAGAGAAGAAGGGATGAAATATGCACGAAAACATTCAATGCTTTTTATTGAAGCCAGCGCTAAAACTTGTGATGGTGTTCAGTGTGCATTTGAAGAATTGGTTGAAAAG atTTTACAGACACCAGGACTTTGGGAAACAGAGAACCCCCAAGGATTTTCTCTCACAGATGTGTCAAACAGAGCAAATGAGGGAACTTGTACTGGTTACTGTTCCATGATATGA